In one window of Streptomyces roseofulvus DNA:
- a CDS encoding ADP-ribosylglycohydrolase family protein, with protein MTPTLDDRISGSLLGAAVGDALGGPVEGYTPEQIAERHGGRVTGVVGPWNGDSWRTARPIAPYHKGDGHVTDDTLMTHALIRVYEKVRDHLDAYAVADHLVPELMGTPVWIPELEAEALPLQRIFLAEKWIVARLHYGHHDPREAGAGNIVNCGAAMYMAPVGLVNAADPHGAYAEAIDVAGAHQSSYGREAAGVFAAAVAAACVPGATPRTVVDTVLGLAKDGTRAAIEAVAEAADRHRDFESALVPLRKAVAPYDSVGPDYRAPGLGARRPSRLHSIEELPIALGMLLVGEGDYRRTVLGAVNYGRDCDSIATMAGAIAGALHGEAAVPTDWAKQVAEASRLDLHAPARSLTAVAHEVFARDTARRRAVESARAALTDPAR; from the coding sequence ATGACACCCACACTGGATGACCGGATCAGCGGAAGTCTCCTCGGTGCCGCGGTGGGCGACGCCCTCGGCGGCCCCGTGGAGGGGTACACCCCCGAGCAGATCGCCGAACGCCACGGCGGCCGCGTCACCGGCGTCGTCGGCCCCTGGAACGGCGACTCCTGGCGCACCGCCCGCCCCATCGCCCCGTACCACAAGGGCGACGGACACGTCACCGACGACACCCTGATGACCCACGCGCTGATCCGGGTGTACGAGAAGGTCCGCGACCACCTCGACGCGTACGCCGTCGCGGACCACCTCGTCCCCGAACTCATGGGCACCCCGGTGTGGATCCCCGAACTGGAGGCGGAGGCCCTCCCCCTCCAGCGGATCTTCCTCGCCGAGAAGTGGATCGTCGCCCGCCTCCACTACGGGCACCACGACCCGCGCGAGGCCGGCGCCGGCAACATCGTCAACTGCGGCGCCGCGATGTACATGGCCCCGGTCGGCCTGGTCAACGCGGCCGACCCGCACGGCGCCTACGCCGAGGCGATCGACGTCGCCGGCGCCCACCAGTCCTCGTACGGCCGCGAGGCGGCGGGCGTCTTCGCGGCGGCGGTCGCGGCGGCCTGCGTCCCCGGCGCCACCCCGCGCACGGTCGTCGACACCGTCCTCGGCCTCGCCAAGGACGGCACCCGCGCCGCGATCGAGGCGGTCGCCGAAGCAGCCGACCGGCACCGCGACTTCGAGTCCGCGCTCGTACCGCTCCGCAAGGCGGTCGCCCCGTACGACTCCGTCGGCCCCGACTACCGCGCCCCCGGCCTCGGGGCCCGCCGCCCCTCCCGCCTCCACTCCATCGAGGAGCTGCCGATCGCGCTCGGCATGCTGCTGGTCGGCGAGGGCGACTACCGCCGTACGGTGCTCGGCGCGGTCAACTACGGACGCGACTGCGACTCCATCGCCACCATGGCGGGCGCGATCGCCGGCGCCCTGCACGGCGAGGCGGCCGTCCCCACGGACTGGGCGAAGCAGGTGGCGGAGGCCAGCCGCCTCGACCTGCACGCCCCGGCGCGGTCCCTGACCGCCGTGGCCCACGAGGTCTTCGCCCGCGACACCGCCCGCCGCCGCGCCGTCGAGTCCGCCCGCGCCGCCCTGACGGACCCGGCCCGGTGA
- a CDS encoding ADP-ribosylglycohydrolase family protein, whose amino-acid sequence MTDTAAVRLTWVQPEDLVGHELRLAGEDGRDAREIAARWYAAGGDPAPPAAGASPVPRPQLRPLAEELLDELAALPSPLAADEPTALDAIVTACPDWPAPVPRAAEDPALRDRLHAAWLGRAAGCLLGKPVEKLPLDAIRALARAAGNWPLDDWFTARGVPPELLAAHPWNRRSAATSLAETIDGMPEDDDLNYPLLALLLLRRHGRGFTTADVARLWLDELPAGRTFTAERIAYRNLLDGVEPPLTAARRNPFREWIGAQIRADVHGWTHPGDPAAAAAQAHRDAVLSHTGAGVHGALFVAATVAAAAGGTTDVHGALAAGLSVVPPRSRLAEAVRYGIATARTPSPFETVVDRLHTRYGGYHWVHAVPNTALLAAALTRADGDFTRSICAAVSGGWDTDSNGATAGSVAGLLAGHPDRLPDRWTSPLKNRLATSVPGFDGTGFDTLADLTHLEAVRP is encoded by the coding sequence GTGACGGACACCGCCGCCGTCCGCCTCACCTGGGTGCAGCCCGAGGACCTCGTCGGGCACGAGCTGCGGCTGGCGGGCGAGGACGGGCGGGACGCGCGGGAGATCGCGGCGCGCTGGTACGCGGCCGGCGGGGACCCCGCACCGCCCGCCGCCGGGGCCTCGCCCGTCCCCCGGCCGCAGCTGCGGCCGCTCGCCGAGGAGCTGCTCGACGAGCTGGCCGCCCTCCCCTCCCCGCTCGCCGCCGACGAGCCCACCGCCCTCGACGCGATCGTCACCGCCTGCCCCGACTGGCCGGCCCCGGTCCCACGGGCCGCCGAGGACCCCGCGCTCCGCGACCGCCTGCACGCCGCCTGGCTCGGGCGGGCCGCCGGGTGCCTGCTCGGGAAGCCCGTCGAGAAGCTGCCGCTCGACGCGATCCGCGCGCTCGCCCGGGCGGCCGGGAACTGGCCGCTCGACGACTGGTTCACCGCCCGCGGCGTCCCGCCGGAGCTGCTCGCGGCCCACCCGTGGAACCGGCGCTCCGCCGCCACCTCGCTCGCCGAGACCATCGACGGCATGCCCGAGGACGACGACCTCAACTACCCCCTCCTCGCCCTGCTCCTCCTCCGCCGCCACGGCCGCGGCTTCACCACCGCCGACGTGGCCCGCCTCTGGCTCGACGAACTCCCCGCCGGCCGCACCTTCACCGCCGAGCGGATCGCCTACCGCAACCTCCTCGACGGCGTCGAGCCGCCGCTGACCGCCGCCCGCCGCAACCCGTTCCGGGAGTGGATCGGCGCCCAGATCCGGGCCGACGTCCACGGCTGGACCCACCCCGGCGACCCCGCCGCGGCCGCCGCCCAGGCCCACCGGGACGCGGTCCTCAGCCACACCGGCGCCGGCGTCCACGGCGCCCTCTTCGTGGCCGCCACCGTGGCCGCCGCCGCGGGCGGCACCACCGACGTCCACGGAGCGCTCGCCGCCGGGCTCTCGGTCGTCCCGCCCCGCTCCCGGCTCGCCGAGGCCGTCCGGTACGGCATCGCCACCGCCCGCACCCCCTCCCCCTTCGAGACCGTCGTGGACCGCCTGCACACCCGGTACGGCGGGTACCACTGGGTCCATGCCGTGCCGAACACCGCGCTCCTCGCCGCCGCCCTCACCCGTGCCGACGGCGACTTCACCCGCTCGATCTGCGCGGCCGTCTCCGGCGGCTGGGACACCGACTCCAACGGCGCCACCGCCGGCTCGGTCGCCGGCCTCCTCGCCGGCCACCCGGACCGGCTGCCGGATCGCTGGACCTCCCCGCTGAAGAACCGGCTCGCCACCTCGGTGCCGGGCTTCGACGGCACCGGCTTCGACACCCTCGCCGACCTGACCCACCTGGAGGCAGTACGCCCATGA
- the rbsK gene encoding ribokinase: MTSIVVLGSTNMDLVAYVTKAPARGETVTGRAFRTIPGGKGANQAVAAARAGGEVAMIGAVGADDFGYRLRDVLEHSSVDTDLLRTVEGPSGTAHIVVDDEGGNAIVVVPGANATVTSLTAGDEALIATARLLLLQLELPLSVVVEGAAHAHARGVRTVLTPAPAQPLPPELFDVTDLLVPNEHEAVALTGRTDPHAAALALLDAVPEVVVTLGAAGCLYVARGAEPLTVPAPRVRAVDTTAAGDTFVGALAVALAEGLPMPDALSRAGTAAALSVRREGASISMPYRTEIDAALATPESLENDPV, translated from the coding sequence ATGACCAGCATCGTGGTGCTCGGGAGCACCAACATGGACCTCGTCGCCTACGTGACGAAGGCACCGGCGCGCGGCGAGACCGTCACCGGCCGCGCGTTCCGCACGATCCCCGGCGGCAAGGGCGCCAACCAGGCCGTCGCCGCCGCCCGCGCGGGCGGCGAGGTCGCCATGATCGGCGCGGTCGGCGCCGACGACTTCGGCTACCGGCTCCGGGACGTCCTGGAGCACTCCTCCGTCGACACCGACCTGCTCCGCACCGTCGAGGGCCCCTCCGGCACCGCCCACATCGTCGTCGACGACGAGGGCGGCAACGCGATCGTCGTCGTCCCCGGCGCCAACGCCACCGTCACCTCCCTCACCGCCGGCGACGAGGCCCTGATCGCCACCGCCCGCCTGCTCCTCCTCCAGCTGGAACTCCCCCTCTCCGTCGTCGTCGAGGGCGCCGCCCACGCCCACGCCCGCGGCGTCCGGACCGTCCTCACCCCGGCGCCGGCCCAGCCGCTGCCGCCCGAACTCTTCGACGTCACCGACCTGTTGGTGCCCAACGAGCACGAGGCCGTCGCGCTCACCGGCCGCACCGACCCGCACGCCGCCGCGCTCGCCCTCCTCGACGCGGTCCCCGAGGTGGTCGTGACCCTCGGCGCGGCCGGCTGCCTCTACGTGGCGCGCGGCGCGGAACCGCTCACCGTGCCCGCGCCCCGGGTGCGGGCCGTCGACACCACCGCCGCCGGCGACACCTTCGTCGGCGCGCTGGCCGTCGCGCTCGCCGAGGGCCTGCCGATGCCCGACGCCCTCAGCCGGGCGGGCACGGCCGCCGCGCTCTCCGTCCGGCGCGAGGGCGCCTCGATCTCGATGCCGTACCGCACCGAGATCGACGCGGCCCTCGCCACCCCCGAGTCCCTGGAGAACGATCCCGTATGA
- a CDS encoding CoA transferase yields the protein MTTPTAPPAAKTPPLQGLRVLDLATLFAGPLAAMMLGDFGADVVKVEHPRKPDPSRGHGPAKDGVGLWWKVLGRNKRNVTLDLSTPGGRDALLRLAADADVIVENFRPGTLERWGLGWEELSTVNPRLVLARVTGFGQFGPYAHRPGFGTLAEAMSGFAAITGEPDGPPTLPPFGLADSVAALATAYAVMTALAARTTTGHGQVVDMAIIEPMLSVIGPHPLWYDQLGYVQPRTGNRSRNNAPRNTYRTSDGSWVAVSTSAQSIAERVMRLVDRAELIDEPWFADGTGRAAHADVLDEAVGSWIARHTRDEAMAAFEKAEAAIAPVYDVRDVLADPQYQALGTVTEVPDPELGPIRMQNVLFRLSETPGGIRWAGRPHGADTDEVLTAAGLTPAEIGALRAQGAV from the coding sequence ATGACCACTCCCACCGCGCCCCCCGCCGCGAAGACCCCGCCGCTCCAGGGGCTGCGGGTCCTCGATCTGGCGACGCTCTTCGCCGGGCCGCTGGCCGCCATGATGCTCGGCGACTTCGGTGCCGACGTCGTGAAGGTCGAGCACCCCCGCAAGCCCGACCCGTCCCGGGGCCACGGCCCCGCCAAGGACGGGGTGGGCCTGTGGTGGAAGGTCCTGGGCCGCAACAAGCGGAACGTCACCCTCGACCTGTCCACCCCCGGCGGCCGGGACGCCCTGCTCCGGCTGGCCGCCGACGCCGACGTGATCGTGGAGAACTTCCGCCCGGGCACCCTGGAGCGCTGGGGTCTCGGCTGGGAGGAGCTGTCCACGGTCAACCCGCGGCTCGTCCTCGCCCGGGTCACCGGCTTCGGCCAGTTCGGCCCGTACGCCCACCGCCCCGGCTTCGGCACCCTCGCCGAGGCCATGAGCGGCTTCGCCGCGATCACCGGCGAGCCGGACGGACCGCCGACCCTGCCCCCCTTCGGCCTCGCCGACTCGGTAGCCGCCCTCGCCACCGCGTACGCGGTGATGACCGCGCTCGCCGCGAGGACGACCACCGGCCACGGCCAGGTCGTGGACATGGCCATCATCGAACCGATGCTCTCCGTCATCGGACCCCACCCCCTCTGGTACGACCAGCTCGGCTACGTCCAGCCGCGCACCGGCAACCGCTCCCGCAACAACGCCCCCCGCAACACCTACCGGACCTCCGACGGCTCCTGGGTGGCCGTCTCCACCTCGGCGCAGTCCATCGCCGAGCGCGTGATGCGCCTGGTGGACCGCGCCGAGCTGATCGACGAGCCGTGGTTCGCCGACGGCACGGGCCGGGCCGCCCACGCCGACGTCCTCGACGAGGCGGTCGGCTCGTGGATCGCCCGCCACACCCGCGACGAGGCCATGGCCGCCTTCGAGAAGGCGGAGGCGGCGATCGCCCCCGTCTACGACGTCCGGGACGTCCTCGCCGACCCCCAGTACCAGGCGCTCGGCACGGTCACCGAGGTCCCCGATCCGGAGCTGGGCCCGATCCGGATGCAGAACGTGCTCTTCCGGCTCTCCGAGACCCCTGGCGGCATCCGCTGGGCCGGCCGCCCGCACGGCGCCGACACCGACGAGGTCCTGACGGCGGCCGGCCTCACCCCCGCCGAGATCGGCGCCCTGCGCGCGCAGGGGGCGGTATGA
- a CDS encoding CoA ester lyase, protein MSAPGAVNGRRPRGRPPLTWLYAPGDRPEVVRKALGSGADVVIVDLEDAVAPDRKAYALAATVDLLSDAHPVPVHVRIHTPRDIPVLASLPGLGGLRVPKVTHATDIHRISELAPGLPLYPLLESALAVEHAYAIATAHPAVRGLSLGEADLRADLGVRDDSGLDWPRSRIVVAARAAALPPPVQSVHADVADLDALAAGCARGRALGFLGRAAIHPRQLPVIERAYLPTPQEVDAAREVVAAATADRGALALADGRFVDAAVVAGAHRVLALAESIG, encoded by the coding sequence ATGAGCGCCCCCGGCGCCGTGAACGGCCGTCGGCCCCGCGGCCGGCCCCCGCTCACCTGGCTGTACGCCCCCGGCGACCGCCCGGAGGTGGTCCGCAAGGCGCTCGGCTCCGGCGCCGACGTGGTCATCGTGGACCTGGAGGACGCGGTCGCCCCGGACCGCAAGGCGTACGCCCTCGCCGCCACCGTCGATCTGCTCTCCGACGCCCACCCGGTCCCGGTGCACGTCCGCATCCACACCCCGCGCGACATCCCCGTCCTGGCCTCCCTCCCCGGCCTCGGCGGTCTCCGTGTCCCCAAGGTGACACACGCCACTGACATCCACCGGATCAGCGAGCTCGCCCCCGGCCTCCCGCTCTACCCGCTCCTGGAGAGCGCGCTGGCCGTGGAGCACGCGTACGCCATCGCCACCGCCCACCCGGCCGTCCGCGGCCTGTCCCTCGGCGAGGCCGACCTCCGGGCCGACCTGGGGGTGCGGGACGACAGCGGTCTCGACTGGCCGCGCAGCCGGATCGTGGTCGCCGCCCGGGCGGCCGCGCTGCCGCCGCCGGTCCAGTCGGTCCACGCGGACGTCGCCGACCTCGACGCGCTCGCCGCCGGCTGCGCCCGGGGCCGGGCGCTGGGCTTCCTCGGCCGGGCCGCGATCCACCCCCGGCAGCTGCCGGTCATCGAGCGGGCCTATCTGCCGACCCCGCAGGAGGTCGACGCGGCCCGCGAGGTGGTGGCGGCCGCCACGGCCGACCGGGGCGCGCTGGCGCTGGCGGACGGCCGGTTCGTGGACGCGGCGGTGGTGGCGGGCGCCCACCGGGTCCTCGCCCTCGCGGAGAGCATCGGCTGA
- the lgt gene encoding prolipoprotein diacylglyceryl transferase, which produces MDLAYIPSPSTGVLHLGPIPLRGYAFCIILGVFVAVWLGNKRWIARGGTAGTVADIAVWAVPFGLVGGRLYHVITDYQLYFSEGENWVDAFKIWEGGLGIWGAIAFGAVGAWIGCRRRGIPLPAYADAIAPGIALAQAIGRWGNWFNQELYGKPTDLPWALKITESANREAGLYHPTFLYESLWCVGVALLVIWADRRFTLGHGRAFALYVAAYCAGRGWIEYMRVDEAHHILGLRLNVWTAIVVFLLAVLYMVLSARMRPGREEIVEPRSRKPVDTEKTDDADGAGEAEAAPEAAEDSGDSDTAETAENAENGAGNGAGSAAKG; this is translated from the coding sequence ATGGACCTTGCCTACATTCCCAGCCCGTCGACCGGTGTCCTCCACCTCGGACCGATCCCGCTGCGCGGCTACGCCTTCTGCATCATCCTCGGTGTCTTCGTCGCCGTCTGGCTCGGCAACAAGCGCTGGATCGCCCGGGGCGGCACCGCCGGCACCGTGGCCGACATCGCCGTCTGGGCGGTGCCCTTCGGCCTCGTCGGCGGACGCCTCTACCACGTGATCACCGACTACCAGCTGTACTTCAGCGAGGGTGAGAACTGGGTCGACGCCTTCAAGATCTGGGAGGGCGGCCTCGGCATCTGGGGCGCCATCGCCTTCGGCGCCGTCGGCGCCTGGATCGGCTGCCGCCGCCGGGGCATCCCGCTGCCCGCCTACGCGGACGCCATCGCCCCCGGCATCGCCCTCGCCCAGGCCATCGGCCGCTGGGGCAACTGGTTCAACCAGGAGCTGTACGGCAAGCCGACCGACCTGCCGTGGGCGCTGAAGATCACCGAGAGCGCCAACCGCGAGGCCGGGCTCTACCACCCGACCTTCCTCTACGAGTCGCTCTGGTGCGTGGGCGTCGCCCTCCTCGTCATCTGGGCCGACCGCCGCTTCACGCTCGGCCACGGCCGCGCCTTCGCCCTGTACGTGGCCGCCTACTGCGCCGGCCGCGGCTGGATCGAGTACATGCGGGTCGACGAGGCGCACCACATCCTCGGCCTCCGCCTCAACGTGTGGACCGCGATCGTCGTCTTCCTGCTCGCCGTCCTCTACATGGTCCTCTCGGCGCGGATGCGCCCGGGCCGCGAGGAGATCGTGGAGCCGCGCTCCCGCAAGCCGGTGGACACGGAGAAGACGGACGACGCCGACGGCGCCGGGGAGGCGGAGGCCGCTCCGGAGGCCGCCGAGGACTCCGGCGACTCCGACACGGCGGAGACCGCGGAGAACGCGGAGAACGGGGCCGGGAACGGCGCCGGGTCGGCCGCCAAGGGCTGA
- a CDS encoding DsbA family protein, which produces MSEKNRDGSNKSARERLQQQREREKAREKQRRVLIVTAGVVGVLGLAAVVGVIAANSGKDSDSAKAGPVVAPTGAIEGDKPAIPTGAADAPSTLQIWEDFRCPACAQFENVMRDTIHELEAGGALKAEYHLATLIDGNMGGSGSLRAANAAACAQDAGKFTAYHDTLYINQPQETDDAFGKNDKLIELAAKVPGLDTPAFRSCVEDGTHDSWVEKSNDAFQAGGFRGTPSVLLNGESIFPTKGGEQISPENLKKWVAEANKGKKPGTASPSAG; this is translated from the coding sequence GTGAGCGAGAAGAACCGTGACGGTAGCAACAAGAGCGCGCGGGAGCGCCTGCAGCAGCAGCGTGAGCGCGAGAAGGCCCGCGAGAAGCAGCGCCGGGTCCTGATCGTGACGGCGGGAGTGGTCGGTGTCCTCGGCCTCGCCGCCGTCGTCGGCGTGATCGCCGCCAACAGCGGCAAGGACAGCGACTCGGCCAAGGCCGGGCCCGTCGTCGCCCCCACCGGCGCGATCGAGGGCGACAAGCCGGCCATCCCCACCGGCGCGGCGGACGCCCCGTCCACCCTCCAGATCTGGGAGGACTTCCGCTGCCCCGCGTGCGCCCAGTTCGAGAACGTCATGCGGGACACCATCCACGAGCTGGAGGCCGGCGGCGCGCTCAAGGCCGAGTACCACCTCGCCACCCTCATCGACGGCAACATGGGCGGCAGCGGCTCGCTGCGCGCGGCGAACGCGGCCGCCTGCGCCCAGGACGCCGGCAAGTTCACCGCGTACCACGACACGCTCTACATCAACCAGCCGCAGGAGACCGACGACGCCTTCGGCAAGAACGACAAGCTGATCGAGCTGGCCGCCAAGGTCCCCGGCCTCGACACCCCGGCGTTCCGCTCCTGCGTCGAGGACGGCACGCACGACAGCTGGGTCGAGAAGTCCAACGACGCCTTCCAGGCCGGCGGCTTCCGCGGCACCCCCTCCGTGCTGCTCAACGGAGAATCGATCTTCCCGACCAAGGGCGGCGAGCAGATCTCGCCGGAGAACCTGAAGAAGTGGGTCGCCGAGGCCAACAAGGGCAAGAAGCCGGGCACGGCCTCCCCCTCGGCGGGGTAG
- the trpA gene encoding tryptophan synthase subunit alpha, protein MTTGNIQLLADTLERAKSEDRAALIAYLPAGFPTVDGGIKAIKAAFDGGADIVEVGLPHSDPVLDGPVIQTADDIALRGGVRIADVMRTVKEAHEATGKPVLVMTYWNPIDRYGVERFTEELAAAGGAGCILPDLPVQESALWREHAERHGLATVFVVAPSSKDERLATITAAGSGFVYAASLMGVTGTRASVGEQAAELVRRTRVTAKIPVCVGLGVSNADQAREVAAFADGVIVGSAFVQRILDADGDEAAGLAAVKELAAELAEGVRRTP, encoded by the coding sequence GTGACGACCGGGAACATCCAGCTGCTCGCCGACACCCTGGAGCGCGCGAAGTCCGAGGACCGGGCCGCGCTCATCGCCTACCTCCCGGCCGGCTTCCCGACCGTGGACGGCGGCATCAAGGCGATCAAGGCCGCCTTCGACGGCGGCGCCGACATCGTCGAGGTCGGCCTCCCGCACAGCGACCCGGTCCTGGACGGCCCCGTCATCCAGACCGCCGACGACATCGCCCTGCGCGGCGGCGTCCGGATCGCCGACGTCATGCGGACCGTGAAGGAGGCCCACGAGGCCACCGGCAAGCCGGTCCTCGTGATGACCTACTGGAACCCGATCGACCGGTACGGCGTCGAGCGCTTCACCGAGGAGCTCGCGGCGGCCGGCGGCGCCGGCTGCATCCTGCCCGACCTGCCGGTCCAGGAGTCCGCCCTGTGGCGGGAGCACGCGGAGCGGCACGGCCTCGCCACCGTCTTCGTCGTCGCCCCCAGCAGCAAGGACGAGCGGCTCGCCACCATCACCGCCGCCGGATCCGGCTTCGTCTACGCCGCCTCCCTGATGGGCGTCACCGGCACCCGCGCCTCGGTCGGCGAGCAGGCCGCCGAGCTGGTCCGCCGCACCCGCGTGACCGCGAAGATCCCGGTCTGCGTCGGCCTCGGCGTCTCCAACGCCGACCAGGCCCGCGAGGTCGCCGCCTTCGCCGACGGCGTCATCGTCGGCTCGGCCTTCGTCCAGCGGATCCTCGACGCCGACGGCGACGAGGCCGCCGGACTCGCCGCCGTAAAGGAACTGGCGGCCGAACTCGCCGAGGGCGTGCGCCGCACCCCGTAG
- the trpB gene encoding tryptophan synthase subunit beta produces the protein MTSEFFIPDPEGQVPSPEGYFGAFGGKFIPEALVAAVDEVAVEYEKAKNDPEFARELGDLMANYTGRPSALTEVPRFAEHAGGARIFLKREDLNHTGSHKINNVLGQALLTKRMGKTRVIAETGAGQHGVATATACALFGLDCTIYMGEVDTQRQALNVARMRMLGAEVIAVKSGSRTLKDAINEAFRDWVANVDRTHYLFGTVAGPHPFPAMVRDFHRVIGVEARRQLLERAGRLPDAAIACVGGGSNAIGLFHAFLPDASVRLIGCEPAGHGVETGEHAATLTAGEPGILHGSRSYVLQDDEGQITEPYSISAGLDYPGIGPEHAYLKDSGRGEYRAVTDDAAMQALRLLSRTEGIIPAIESAHALAGALEVGKELGKDALLVVNLSGRGDKDMDTAARYFGLYDEEGSK, from the coding sequence ATGACCAGCGAGTTCTTCATCCCGGACCCGGAGGGTCAGGTCCCGTCGCCCGAGGGCTACTTCGGCGCCTTCGGCGGCAAGTTCATCCCCGAGGCCCTCGTCGCCGCCGTCGACGAGGTCGCCGTCGAGTACGAGAAGGCCAAGAACGACCCCGAGTTCGCCCGCGAGCTCGGCGACCTCATGGCGAACTACACCGGCCGCCCCAGCGCCCTCACCGAGGTGCCCCGGTTCGCCGAGCACGCCGGCGGCGCCCGGATCTTCCTCAAGCGCGAGGACCTCAACCACACCGGCTCGCACAAGATCAACAACGTGCTCGGCCAGGCCCTGCTCACCAAGCGCATGGGCAAGACCCGGGTGATCGCCGAGACCGGCGCCGGCCAGCACGGCGTCGCCACCGCCACCGCCTGCGCCCTCTTCGGCCTCGACTGCACCATCTACATGGGCGAGGTCGACACCCAGCGCCAGGCCCTCAACGTGGCCCGGATGCGGATGCTCGGCGCCGAGGTCATCGCGGTGAAGTCCGGCAGCCGCACCCTCAAGGACGCCATCAACGAGGCGTTCCGCGACTGGGTCGCCAACGTCGACCGCACCCACTACCTCTTCGGCACCGTCGCCGGACCGCACCCCTTCCCCGCGATGGTCCGCGACTTCCACCGGGTCATCGGCGTCGAGGCCCGCCGCCAGCTCCTGGAGCGCGCCGGCCGCCTCCCCGACGCGGCCATCGCCTGCGTCGGCGGCGGGTCGAACGCGATCGGCCTGTTCCACGCCTTCCTGCCCGACGCCTCCGTCCGGCTCATCGGCTGCGAGCCGGCCGGCCACGGCGTCGAGACCGGCGAGCACGCGGCCACCCTCACCGCCGGCGAGCCCGGCATCCTGCACGGCTCCCGGTCGTACGTCCTCCAGGACGACGAGGGCCAGATCACCGAGCCGTACTCGATCTCGGCCGGCCTCGACTACCCCGGCATCGGCCCCGAGCACGCCTACCTCAAGGACAGCGGCCGCGGCGAGTACCGGGCCGTCACCGACGACGCCGCCATGCAGGCCCTGCGGCTGCTCTCCCGTACCGAGGGCATCATCCCGGCCATCGAGTCGGCCCACGCCCTCGCCGGGGCCCTGGAGGTCGGCAAGGAGCTCGGCAAGGACGCGCTCCTCGTCGTGAACCTCTCCGGCCGCGGCGACAAGGACATGGACACGGCCGCCCGCTACTTCGGCCTGTACGACGAGGAGGGTTCGAAGTGA
- the trpM gene encoding tryptophan biosynthesis modulator TrpM, producing MTPRRAAVPTAPGSLAQGPVGLRAVAVPAHARLARGCRPRGCRAPARRVHGRRVRHCIGAEPGTVPGLRWRARLTRASL from the coding sequence ATGACCCCTCGCCGCGCCGCCGTGCCGACCGCCCCGGGCTCCCTGGCCCAGGGGCCCGTCGGCCTGCGCGCGGTCGCCGTCCCGGCCCACGCGCGGCTCGCCCGCGGCTGCCGGCCGCGGGGCTGCCGGGCGCCGGCCCGCCGGGTCCACGGACGCCGGGTCCGCCACTGCATCGGCGCGGAGCCGGGCACGGTCCCGGGCCTCCGATGGCGCGCCCGCCTCACACGCGCGTCCCTCTGA
- the trpC gene encoding indole-3-glycerol phosphate synthase TrpC, which translates to MSVLDEIIEGVRADLAERQARVSLDELKERAAKAPQAKDGVAALRGDGVTVICEVKRSSPSKGALAAIADPAGLAADYEAGGAAVISVLTEQRRFGGSLADLEAVRARVDIPVLRKDFIVTAYQLWEARAYGADLALLIVAALEQEALVSLIERAESIGLTPLVEVHDEEEVERAVAAGARIIGVNARNLKTLQVDRSTFERVAPEIPAGIVKVAESGVRGPHDLIAYANAGADAVLVGESLVTGRDPKTAVADLVAAGAHPALRHGRS; encoded by the coding sequence GTGAGTGTGCTCGACGAGATCATCGAAGGCGTGCGCGCCGACCTCGCAGAGCGGCAGGCGCGGGTCTCCCTCGACGAGCTCAAGGAGCGGGCCGCCAAGGCCCCGCAGGCCAAGGACGGGGTCGCCGCGCTGCGCGGCGACGGCGTCACCGTGATCTGCGAGGTCAAGCGCTCCAGCCCGTCCAAGGGAGCACTCGCGGCCATCGCCGACCCGGCGGGACTCGCCGCCGACTACGAGGCGGGCGGCGCCGCCGTCATCTCCGTCCTCACCGAGCAGCGCCGCTTCGGCGGCTCGCTCGCCGACCTGGAGGCCGTGCGCGCCCGGGTCGACATCCCGGTCCTGCGCAAGGACTTCATCGTCACCGCCTACCAGCTCTGGGAGGCCCGGGCGTACGGAGCCGACCTCGCGCTCCTGATCGTCGCGGCCCTGGAGCAGGAGGCCCTCGTCTCCCTCATCGAGCGCGCCGAGTCCATCGGGCTCACCCCGCTCGTCGAGGTCCACGACGAGGAGGAGGTCGAGCGCGCGGTCGCCGCCGGCGCCCGGATCATCGGCGTCAACGCCCGCAACCTCAAGACCCTCCAGGTCGACCGCTCCACCTTCGAGCGCGTCGCCCCCGAGATCCCGGCCGGCATCGTCAAGGTCGCCGAGTCCGGCGTCCGCGGCCCGCACGACCTCATCGCGTACGCCAACGCCGGCGCCGACGCGGTCCTGGTCGGCGAGTCCCTGGTCACCGGCCGCGACCCGAAGACCGCCGTCGCCGACCTCGTCGCCGCCGGCGCGCACCCGGCCCTGCGGCACGGCCGGAGCTGA